A genomic window from Enoplosus armatus isolate fEnoArm2 chromosome 20, fEnoArm2.hap1, whole genome shotgun sequence includes:
- the kcnj12a gene encoding ATP-sensitive inward rectifier potassium channel 12, with amino-acid sequence MSVGRINRYSIVSSEEEGLRLTTMHGMNGFGNGKIHTRRKCRNRFVKKNGQCNVQFANMDDKSQRYMADMFTTCVDIRWRWMLVVFTLVFVVSWLAFGLAFWVIALLHGDLDNPAGDDNFTPCVLQVNGFVAAFLFSIETQSTIGYGYRCVTEECPVAVFMVVFQSIVGCIIDCFMIGAIMAKMARPKKRAQTLLFSHNAVIAMRDGKLCLMWRVGNLRKSHIVEAHVRAQLIKPRITDEGEYIPLDQIDINVGFDKGLDRIFLVSPITILHEIDEESPLFGISKQDLETSDFEVVVILEGMVEATAMTTQARSSYLASEILWGHRFEPVLFEEKNLYKVDYSHFHKTYEVPSTPRCSAKDMVENKFLVPSSNSFCYENELAFLSRDDEEEDVGGGSRALANLSPDRNSRHEFERLQATRALDQRSYRRESEI; translated from the coding sequence ATGAGTGTAGGAAGGATCAACCGCTACAGCATTGTGTCATCTGAGGAAGAGGGCCTCCGCCTCACTACCATGCATGGCATGAACGGCTTTGGCAACGGCAAGATCCACACACGCCGCAAGTGCCGCAACCGCTTTGTCAAAAAGAATGGCCAGTGCAATGTGCAGTTTGCCAATATGGACGACAAGTCGCAGCGCTACATGGCAGACATGTTCACCACATGTGTTGATATTCGCTGGCGATGGATGCTGGTAGTCTTCactcttgtgtttgttgtctcctGGCTGGCCTTCGGCTTAGCCTTTTGGGTCATTGCTTTGCTGCATGGAGATCTGGATAACCCGGCCGGAGACGACAACTTCACTCCATGTGTCCTACAGGTAAATGGATTTGTGGCTGCCTTTCTATTCTCCATTGAAACACAGTCTACCATAGGTTACGGCTACCGCTGTGTGACTGAGGAGTGCCCAGTGGCTGTCTTCATGGTGGTCTTTCAGTCCATAGTGGGCTGCATCATTGACTGCTTTATGATTGGCGCCATCATGGCCAAGATGGCGAGGCCTAAAAAGCGAGCACAAACACTGTTGTTTAGCCACAATGCTGTCATTGCCATGCGGGATGGAAAGCTGTGCCTCATGTGGAGGGTAGGGAACCTTCGCAAGAGCCACATTGTAGAGGCCCATGTCAGGGCACAGCTCATCAAACCTCGGATCACTGATGAGGGGGAATATATTCCTCTAGATCAGATAGACATTAATGTGGGCTTTGATAAAGGCCTGGACAGGATTTTCTTGGTTTCACCCATCACTATTCTCCATGAGATAGATGAGGAGAGCCCCCTTTTTGGGATCAGCAAACAGGACTTGGAGACATCAGACTTTGAGGTTGTCGTCATCTTGGAGGGGATGGTTGAAGCGACCGCCATGACCACGCAGGCTCGCAGCTCCTATTTGGCCTCTGAGATCCTTTGGGGTCACCGTTTCGAGCCAGTCTTGTTTGAGGAGAAGAACCTGTACAAGGTGGATTACTCTCACTTTCACAAAACCTACGAGGTGCCGTCCACCCCCCGCTGCAGTGCCAAGGACATGGTGGAGAACAAGTTTCTAGTCCCCAGCTCTAACTCCTTCTGCTATGAAAATGAGCTGGCCTTCCTAAGCcgtgatgatgaggaggaggatgtagGTGGTGGGAGCAGGGCGCTGGCGAACCTCAGTCCAGACCGGAACAGCCGTCATGAGTTCGAACGCTTACAGGCCACCAGGGCACTGGATCAAAGGTCATATCGTAGAGAGTCGGAAATATGA